The following proteins are co-located in the Psilocybe cubensis strain MGC-MH-2018 chromosome 5, whole genome shotgun sequence genome:
- a CDS encoding Protein mono-ADP-ribosyltransferase PARP4 produces MASHIPLALSLLGTLASHYPLGSITQKAAPPPPPSVAPTNATPSASALPSAPPATTTASNPVGNTNGTTAPAAVGSNGNTPPAINPVALFATSDQNTSMVRERIHTVASPVQAKKPAMVTLILLDLSRGPEIMETATFATIDPSTQMEQRCMITAVKLAPGVQMVRIRNLQAEAEVTRRLRLAKLQDAKILLIQEDTITAHLRIKRENLCLMCLQAPKMANSHFCSQPCIDDAESKGPMILEVPAGHVTFKSVADQFKASWRHVGTVCPPVRRVYKILAPPASLAAYNTYRSAVEARGQFVGSGRSEGNENRRWHGTRRVCNLGDKGHTQFCAASNCSLCCIIRTSYDISLWGKKTGWGRFGKGIYTSSTSSKSNDYSHNDCKSSLKAILLNKVVVGKGCKLLQDNTSLTAPPVGYDSVLAEKGGSLNYDELVVYTNDAIRPSFLVMYDEP; encoded by the exons ATGGCCTCTCATATCCCTCTTGCGCTATCTTTGCTAGGCACGTTGGCCAGTCACTATCCATTGGGTTCAATAACTCAGAAAGCCGCGCCGCCCCCACCTCCAAGCGTTGCGCCCACAAACGCAACACCAAGCGCCTCCGCTCTACCTTCAGCTCCGCCAGCAACCACAACTGCATCAAACCCTGTCGGAAACACGAATGGAACTACTGCGCCTGCAGCAGTTGGGAGTAATGGAAATACCCCTCCAGCTATAAATCCTGTTGCCTT GTTTGCCACGTCCGACCAAAATACTTCGATGGTACGAGAACGCATCCATACTGTAGCAAGTCCTGTGCAAGCAAAAAAGCCGGCAATGGTAACACTAATCCTCCTGGATCTTTCTCGGGGGCCGGAAATAATGGAAACTGCAAC TTTTGCCACAATAGACCCAAGTACACAGATGGAACAAAGGTGCATGATTACTGCAGTAAAGCTTGCGCCAGGAGTGCAAATGGTCCGCATACGAAATCTACAGGCGGAAGCGGAGGTAACTCGTCGGCTG CGACTTGCCAAGCTCCAGGATGCCAaaatcctcctcatccaggAGGACACGATTACTGCTCACTTGCGCATAAAAC GGGAAAACCTTTGCCTCATGTGCCTCCAGGCTCCCAAGATGGCAAATTCTCATTTCTGTAGTCAGCCATGCATCGACGACGCAGAAAGCAAAGGCCCCATGATCCTTGAAGTGCCCGCAGGCCATGTAACCTTCAAAAGCG TCGCCGATCAATTTAAAGCATCTTGGCGGCATGTTGGGACAGTTTGCCCGCCCGTACGACGCGTGTACAAGATTTTGGCTCCTCCAGCCTCTTTGGCTGCTTACAACACGTATCG TTCAGCGGTCGAGGCTCGGGGACAATTCGTAGGTTCAGGTCGATCTGAAGGGAATGAGAACCGACGCTGGCATGGCACTCGGCGTGTTTGCAATCTAGGGGACAAAGGACACACGCAATTCTGTGCAGCCTCCAACTGTTCTTTGTGCTGCATCATCCGCACCTCCTACGATATATCACTGTGGGGAAAGAAGACAGGCTGGGGAAG GTTTGGGAAAGGAATCTACACGTCGTCGACTTCTTCCAA GTCCAACGATTATTCACATAATGATTGCAAGTCGTCGTTGAAGGCAATCTTGTTGAACAAGGTCGTCGTTGGGAAAGGATGCAAGTTACTGCAGGACAATACGTCGCTAACGGCCCCTCCTGTAGGATACGATTCC GTTCTCGCAGAGAAAGGAGGAAGTTTGAACTACGACGAACTCGTCGTATATACCAACGACGCCATCCGGCCGTCTTTCCTTGTCATGTATGATGAGCCTTGA
- a CDS encoding 60S ribosomal protein L4-B — protein MASRPTVSVQSASGASSSSLPLPAVLTAPIRLDVVQQVHKSIAKNRRQAYSVSEKAGHQTSAESWGTGRAVARIPRVGGGGTHRSGQAAFGNMCRGGRMFAPTKTWRRWHVKVNQTQRRFAVVSALAASALPSLVLARGHRIEEIQEVPLVIENGAESFKKTKEAVALLKALHAYKDVVKVSNSRKLRAGKGKLRNRRHRQRRGPLVVYNEDNGIVKAFRNLPGVELVNVRRLNLLQLAPGGHIGRFVIWTEAAFALLDEVFGTFDKPSVYKNNYILPSAKVTNPDVTRLINSDEIQSVIRPAGQKVQKRPWTQKKNPLVNKAVLFRLNPYAKTLRRQEILKQERLKKKNAAKPKQPSAASEAFLNNLFAP, from the exons ATGGCGTCCAGACCTACTGTTTCCGTGCAATCCGCCTCGGGcgcttcttcgtcatcgctGCCTCTTCCTGCGGTCTTGACTGCACCCATTAGGTTGGATGTCGTGCAACAAGTTCACA AAAGCATCGCAAAGAACAGGAGGCAAGCATATTCCGTTAGCGAGAAAGCAGGTCATCAGACAAGCGCCGAGTCGTGGGGTACGGGTCGTGCAGTCGCACGTATTCCGCGtgttggaggtggaggaacCCACAGGTCGGGTCAG GCCGCCTTCGGTAATATGTGCCGCGGCGGTCGCATGTTCGCGCCTACCAAGACCTGGCGTAGATGGCACGTCAAGGTGAACCAGACACAGCGCCGTTTTGCTGTCGTCTCTGCCCTTGCCGCTTCTGCTTTGCCGTCGCTCGTTCTTGCCCGAGGACACCGCATCGAGGAGATTCAGGAAGTGCCCTTGGTCATCGAGAACGGTGCTGAGTCCTTCAAGAAGACGAAGGAAGCTGTCGCCCTTCTCAAGGCCCTTCATGCATATAAAGATGTTGTCAAAGTTTCCAACTCCCGCAAGCTTCGTGCTGGGAAGGGAAAACTTAGGAATCGTAGGCACCGTCAACGCCGTGGACCTCTTGTAGTATACAACGAGGATAACGGAATTGTTAAGGCTTTCCGGAATCTGCCTGGAGTTGAGCTTGTCAATGTCAGGAGGCTCAATCTTCTCCAGCTTGCTCCTGGTGGACATATTGGCCGCTTCGTGATCTGGACGGAAGCAGCTTTTGCCCTTTTGGATGAAGTCTTCGGCACTTTTGACAAGCCATCCGTCTACAAAAACAACTATAT cCTCCCATCTGCAAAGGTCACCAATCCCGATGTTACTCGCTTGATCAATAGCGACGAAATTCAGTCTGTGATCCGCCCCGCCGGCCAGAAGGTCCAGAAACGTCCTTGGACCCAGAAGAAGAATCCCCTCGTCAACAAGGCGGTTCTCTTCCGTCTGAATCCCTACGCTAAAACTTTGCGCAGACAAGAGATTC TCAAGCAGGAGAggttgaagaaaaagaacgcaGCGAAGCCTAAGCAACCTTCTGCTGCTTCCGAGGCCTTCCTGAACAATCTTTTTGCACCCTGA